The Patescibacteria group bacterium genome has a segment encoding these proteins:
- a CDS encoding VanW family protein, translating to MPKPATSHKPARQKFNRRWRIISLMAVVSVLLVAIAALLILRKAYANTIIPGISVGQTAATGWNREKLTQYLESYDSRLEDGGFGFAYQKKTVAITPTLISSGTGDVTQQILDFDTVRTAAAVYAYGHTGHWWRDLGDILRGAIVRITVKPIYTVDRALFRQTLQDNFDSYDKPAHNAAPKVKPAGIVTVQDETSGQALDYDIAIDQTIVNFERLTIQPVTLQLVQDEPDIRTNETADAVTQITQAMKRLPWTLTYQDKKWAVDAAEAAKWFTFSRDQMGSVQADFDAAAVTEYFDAVPGAVLNQPVKEGRFQVENGRVTAFQANQAGAEINVTASLLTLREQFLLNYKTEAALTVDVIQPLSESDNINALGIKELVGTGRTNFKGSPKNRVHNITVGAKALNGLVIKPGEDFSVIKALVPIDASNDYLPELVIKGNKTTPEYGGGLCQIGTTFFRAVLNAGLPVLERQNHSYRVSYYEPPVGMDATIYDPKPDFKFKNDYASSLLIQTRIEGTELIFDIYGTKDGRTVSATDPVISNVVKPGPTKIIETEDLKPGEKNCTEKAHNGSDAEFTYTVKYSDGRTENVLFKSHYKVWPAVCLVGKAASAPTETPPAAPTNSNSNANSNSNANVSTNSSVNTNTNAAPSNVNANVSTPAVNTNANSTAPVVNSNINAP from the coding sequence ATGCCGAAGCCCGCCACCAGCCATAAACCCGCCCGTCAAAAATTCAACCGACGCTGGCGGATCATCAGCTTAATGGCTGTGGTGAGCGTTTTGTTGGTAGCGATTGCAGCATTACTGATACTAAGGAAAGCTTACGCGAACACGATTATTCCGGGAATCAGCGTCGGACAGACGGCCGCTACCGGCTGGAATCGGGAAAAACTCACGCAATACCTTGAATCGTATGACAGCCGGCTGGAGGATGGCGGCTTCGGTTTTGCGTATCAAAAAAAGACGGTGGCCATTACGCCCACCCTGATTTCCAGCGGCACCGGCGATGTAACTCAGCAGATTTTGGATTTCGATACTGTCCGGACGGCGGCGGCGGTATACGCCTATGGCCACACCGGCCACTGGTGGCGCGACCTGGGCGATATTCTGCGGGGCGCAATTGTCCGAATTACAGTCAAACCGATCTATACCGTGGATCGCGCGCTCTTTCGCCAGACTTTGCAGGATAATTTTGATAGCTATGACAAGCCGGCCCACAATGCCGCACCCAAAGTTAAACCAGCCGGCATCGTCACCGTACAAGATGAAACATCCGGCCAGGCGCTTGATTATGACATCGCCATTGACCAAACAATCGTCAATTTTGAGCGGTTGACGATCCAGCCGGTTACTTTGCAATTAGTCCAAGATGAGCCCGATATTAGAACCAACGAAACCGCCGACGCCGTTACCCAAATTACCCAGGCGATGAAACGTCTGCCCTGGACCCTCACCTACCAAGACAAAAAGTGGGCGGTGGACGCGGCCGAGGCCGCCAAGTGGTTTACTTTTAGCCGTGACCAGATGGGATCGGTGCAGGCTGACTTTGATGCCGCTGCCGTGACCGAATACTTCGACGCAGTACCGGGGGCAGTATTGAACCAGCCGGTTAAAGAAGGCCGGTTCCAGGTGGAGAATGGCCGCGTAACCGCTTTTCAGGCTAACCAGGCCGGTGCGGAAATAAATGTCACCGCATCGCTCCTGACGCTGCGGGAGCAATTCTTGTTGAATTATAAAACCGAGGCGGCATTAACGGTCGATGTGATTCAGCCGCTTAGTGAGTCGGACAATATCAATGCGCTTGGCATAAAAGAGCTGGTCGGCACCGGCCGGACCAATTTTAAGGGCAGCCCCAAGAACCGGGTACACAACATCACGGTTGGCGCTAAGGCGCTCAACGGCTTGGTAATAAAACCGGGTGAGGATTTTTCCGTTATCAAAGCATTGGTGCCCATCGACGCTTCGAACGACTACCTGCCGGAGCTGGTGATCAAAGGAAACAAGACCACGCCCGAGTATGGCGGCGGCCTGTGCCAGATCGGAACGACCTTTTTCCGAGCGGTGCTCAATGCCGGCCTTCCGGTGTTAGAACGGCAGAATCATTCGTATCGGGTTTCGTACTACGAGCCGCCAGTAGGCATGGACGCCACTATTTACGATCCAAAACCAGATTTCAAATTTAAAAATGACTATGCCAGCAGTTTGTTGATCCAAACTCGAATCGAAGGTACTGAACTAATATTCGATATCTATGGCACCAAAGACGGACGGACGGTCAGTGCCACCGACCCGGTGATATCAAACGTCGTCAAACCCGGACCGACCAAGATCATTGAAACCGAAGACCTGAAGCCAGGTGAGAAGAACTGCACCGAAAAAGCCCACAATGGTTCGGACGCGGAATTTACCTACACGGTAAAATATTCCGATGGACGCACCGAGAACGTATTGTTTAAATCTCATTATAAGGTTTGGCCGGCTGTTTGCTTGGTCGGCAAAGCAGCCAGTGCTCCCACTGAAACGCCTCCGGCCGCCCCCACCAATTCAAACTCAAATGCTAATAGCAATAGCAACGCGAATGTGAGCACAAACAGTTCAGTGAATACTAATACCAACGCCGCGCCATCGAATGTGAACGCGAATGTTTCGACACCGGCTGTAAACACTAACGCCAATTCGACCGCACCAGTAGTCAATAGCAACATTAACGCTCCTTAA